The genomic window TCCACTAAAttcagtaaattttattaggttCGCAATCCCAATGGCTATTTTCAATATGTTaattttctactcgaccaagggctactgggccaggcatcacgcaagagccaagcctgcctcaactacctcactaggtagctagctgctgtacacgtggtatcctcaaacctcACTTCGAAATGGGCGTAACAATTTGCAAATACGTAGCAAGTCCTACCATAATAAGTACggtattcactattccagaggatGTAAATCTATTGCCTTTTAGTtgatagctgactccaggcACCGAAGAGGCATGGCACTCCCAGTTCTCACTTCAGACACAGCACTGAGAGCGATTAGTAATGCACAGcaattagtaatctaattaattaaatagggcgTGCACTTTGCTAACagttcgccaaattttatttcgccaacagtgatattttgcttgattcgccaaatttttcctcctccaaagtttccctccgcaTGGTAGATTAACCATCATAACTAACCTTTTGAAAAGAAATCgcattgacagctacagagttacaaggcgaaaaccaaacaactgtaaatcacaGGGTCGAAATTAATGTTGTGAATTGGTATGGAAAAACCGGTTATTAACcagtattgtctaggtcaagccaattattggctaagaagcctttaaactggttttgcccacccacttggtaaaccataaattactcCTGCTGATaggtgttaacatcataacataacctcaaagcatgtgtgaatatgtgattgtaataactgttattgtgaggcaggatgttgatggtcactttggtaccactgTAAGGCTTCCAACAAGCATGTTTAGTGCCAATATGTCTGCTAgtttacaatcagacaataaccGGTCAATATCCGATCATTCACCTCCCGATGACGGTTTTAGTAtactctgcaggttcacagcagtagtcaaaatactctaatagaacagtcatcacaggGTAAAAAAAGTGCATAAAAAATGAAAAAATTCCTGACCAGCGTTCAAACTAGGGActtccatactgaacacccaaatccttaaccactgagccgctGCTATCACGGCTGATCATCTCACTTTATTAATGAAATtactagctaaaatctactcaatagtcaagttcataataatctaccaatggaaaatctagattgttctagaacattctacaaaaattatgaaagtaTATAGCcatgtcatgcggccaagtacagccagtgtgggcagGTGACATAATCATTTTACGGAACCAAAAAACATCGTTTTCATGCATCCGTTGCAGCCTCTTTACAGGTGAGACCCGGCCTTCAATAtgcaacagctaataatgagGATCAAGCTCATGTAGACATTTATGCTTCAGGATTCTGGGGATATAAGCAAacatctgaaggcatttttatGTCAAAGTGTTGGcttgttggggcaattactttttaaaagtaactagttacatattacatattacttgcaactgacctatttagttacagttacatatactttattattacatattactttgtgtccacagccttaagctgtcacgtgtgaaactaccaccttatcacgtgacatgattgcgttgttggacaatgtgcaaatcttggttataagtaagaagctggtggataagcttcattcagtagattttgtttctttgttgttgctaggtgttactcagtgaaATCAGttctaacgagattagtaacgtCATTACTtgtggtaataatattacataacattaGACTCATTACGGTACAGTTTGTATAAGCCCTTACTACTTCCTGGGGTTTTGGTGACACTACAAACTTACTAAGTAATAGAATGAGCAAACTTCATAAAACTTGCAGGTTTTCAGGGTAGGCACTGCATAAATTActgtggtccttaaagggttaattaattaatgttatAGTAACACATAgctatacctcttgccatacaaaacccCATGCTGGTGTTTAAacatcatcattaattttaaatgcatgtcttataataattatgacctttaaggtaatgtatgatcctTTAAGCAGATCTAAATCTAGGATTAGTCACTGCTCCTCAGTGTAAACTTCGGTATCTGCATGGTGCCAGtaatatcatttttcagatgcacagtagtacctGCCCAATCATGCAATTAGTTTATTTTGTACAGCAGTAATGTGATAAATGTGAACGAAGTGTCATACAGATTaagtgtgaaagaagcttttacctactatGAAATTAAGCAACCTTTGtaccagtgctgaaaaactgtgagCATAAGAGTATGTGGATAAAAATcagatagaacaaaaaggtcccaaaagtaaAAAAACAATAAAAGCAATGGCCTAAGCTGGGATTGAACCCAGGTTGATTATAATCACTTAGGTGTGCAAAtcaccacagttgtttatctggTTTTTGATAGGAATGTAGCTCagcttttcagtgatccttccctacaccagtgccttcatcgccctataaaggaCAAACAAAATCATGCATTGATTTGCTACAATGCttgagttgccagatgatgggcatttaattttgctaaaatcctgcatcaatacgtgctttgcatgccaaggtACTATGAGTTAAAAGTTGAGTTTTTAAAAGGTGTGCACAGTGGTCCTgtttaaaaagaaaaaaaagttgctAACGCATGGATTCAAACCCCATAACCTCCTACACGCTAGTCAGGgattctaccacttgaacagtttgTGCTGTGGTTTACAAAGGAATGTTgctgaagttttctctacatctTGAACTTCTATGCACTGTAGAGAACAAATGGAAGCACGCATGAGCCATCTTAAAATAGCCGGATGATGAGTGCTTGATTATCAGCACTGATTGTGTTAATTATTGCTGAGTTTGGTGAGCAAGCAGCATGACGGACGGACAGATGGTCAGACGACTTTTCAACCTTACATAGATTActatagccatttcttggcatgatttcacaacctttttcgCCCAAGCTTTTAAAAGCCACATcaatttttcacagcttagctgtttttgtgtggatgatTATatttaatcaaaaacagccaaactgtaaaaaaaaggtgcagcctccaaaaagccagagtgaaaaaagatgtgaaatcaaaggtggcagccaaggaatggctgtgatggtaggttaatgacaaaaattttaataacgacaattcaggtgaagtaacaccaaattcacctggattgtcattattaaattttttaccattaacctactgccacctttgatttcacatctttttcaccctggctttttggaggctgcacccttttttacagcttggctgtttttgattatataTCACTTCtctttgtaatttcatacctaaagccagcctatggccagctttaggttttttttaacttgtctttttctataccacagatctagagagaagattattatgaagaagattttaatgatttgtttagctacatgtactttaggcaataatttttaattttgttgattgatcataaaaataagtcacacaggtTAAACTACATGTATTTGCagctacagggaaatgtgtatgtagttcttttctacagggagcctcataatgtaactgtactctttgactacatggtgaatagtttgtagttgaacttacCACATGGTGggttatttctagctgaaacactctacaaaatgtagctgagATTGCTCcagtttccagctgatctatctacagagtgacttgtttctaactgatctctctacagggtgacttgtttccagctgaactctgcacagggtgacttgtttctagttgatctttctacagggtgacttgtttctagctacactctctacagtgtgacttgaaatgtagttgaacaccctactgggtgacttgatccagccagggtgatttgtttctggctgatctttctacagggttatttgtttctagctgatctctctacagggctgcttgtttctactgagctctctacagggtgatttgaaaaatagttgaactctttgcaggtaacagggtaacttgcctaactgatctctctacagggggatttgtttctaactgaatgaATACTGTGCAGGGTGATgtatttctagttgatctttctactgaaagatttgttcatagctggatTCTCCATTGGGTGACTTTGAAAGTAGTTGGACTCTTACGGGGGTGACTTGATCATGCTGACCTCCCACAGCCTCACTCTACAGGGTACCTTGTTTCCAGcagatctctctatagagtgatttttctagtagatctctctacagcgtgattttttctagctgatctgatttatttctagctgaacacccAGAGAAAAGCCTATGAAAATGAGATGGaaaccatgaaatttcatggacactgcctatgaaaatttgacaattcatagcCGCTGCaatcatgaaattttcttgtgtCATGAAGCATTTCATGGCATGgatattacaatgaaatatcaatgaaatgactttcatggcacttAATGGGAATTATTTTACTGTTCATGGATAATCTATAGGTGTTTCATGGCACTGGTCTCTGGTAGTGCTGCATGGTACAAACTTCATTCTATGTCATCTTTCTACAAGGGGACTTGTTTCTGACTAATCTTTCAACAGTGtggtttgtttcaagctgatctttctacagggtgatttgtttctagctgatctctctacagagtgattgaaatgtagctaatctcactgaagggtgacttgtttctagctgatctttctacaagtgatttatttctagctggtTTCTCTACGAGTGACTTCTTactggttgaactctctataggctgacttgtttctaccagatctctctacagggtgatttgtttcgagctgatctctgtacagggtgatttgaaatgtagcttatgtCTTTACAAGGctatacttgtttctagctgtctcctatacagggtgacttcaaatgtagcTGTTGAACCCTTtgtaggataacttgtttctagctgatctctctactgaaagagtttgtttgtagctgaactctctacaggggttgcttatttctagctgaatcactctacgaaatgtagctgaattctctctaggtggtttgtttttagctgatctctctacgggtgacttgtttccagctgaactgtctgcagggtaacttatttctagctgatctctctacagaatgatttgtttctagctgatctctacaaggtgaattgtttctagctaatttctctacaaagtgacttgtttctaccagatctctctacagggtgatttgtgttgagctgatctctctacaggatgatttgaaatgtagcttatctctttacaaggttacttgactctctacagagtgacttcaaatggatttgaactctttgcagggtaatttgcttctagatgatctttctactgaaatagtttgtttgtagctgaactctccacatggttgcttatttctagctgaaacactctatgaaatgtagctgaattctgtatagggtgacttgtttctagctgatctctctatgggtggcttgtttgcagctgaactctctacagggtgacttgtttttagctgatctttctacagggtgatatgtttttagctgatctctactgagctctttatggggtgacttgaagcgtagctgaactctcaccacTTAGAAAtgataagcgcctctgaaaaagtgtcttaAGCTGACTGCATTTTATAGGCCACTGCCTGCTCCACaataagcatactagtctattatgccgcCTAGCTACTAGAATAGTTTAAGAACATTGTGTAAATGCACCAAGACGTACAGTAGGGGACTTTAAAAAATTTACATATGGTTCAAAAAGAACTATTGTAATACTATTGGTACTACtattagcaagagtatataataaagagaagagtgtctaacttccATATGtgctatcaaaaatgagcacataAAGACCTTTGGCTTCCTTTGATGGTGTTGATAATCCATGGTTCACACATGCTGGCCCACGGGATTCACAAATTACAAAGTACACATGTGAACAATAAAAATTGCGTCAAGGTCCAGGAGTGTCAAAACTCGAAAGGAGGTGAAGTCTAACATGGACAATTCTGATGAAACTAGCAAGCTCTCTGTCAAACGGACTCATAAGCAAACGAAGTGTAATGACGGCACTAGCTATAGCAAGCTCCCTGCCAAATGGACTCCAAGTAAGCAGAGGAACTTTAGTGATGGTACTAAGCAAATCAGCAAGCTCCCTGCCAAACGTACTAGGAAGGAGACAAAGTGTGGCGACTCTGAACGATTGACCAGCAAGCGTAGCAAGCAGGCACATAAGAATGCAAGACTGCCAACGGATGCCGATGAGCAATCAACCAGCCAGCCTTCTACACATAAACAGACTCGGAAAGTGCTGAATAAGAAAGAGAGGCAAGGACTGTGCAACTTTTTGAACTCAGTTGATGTTTCTGTTTTGATTGATGCTGCACGTTGCAAGCTGGACGAGTTGTCTTTACCAGAGATCCTTCGAGAGTTTGTTCTTGGATTGTTTAAAAATAGACAGCTTCTTCAAGGTATTTTAGTACACCACAGAAAAAGATTTGTGGAATTATTTACTGAATGCCAAAAAGGAGTAGATTCATTTTTACGTTTCCAGCTACAGTGGCACCATCGTTGCAGTTCGTTTCTCTTAGGCAAAGAATATTCTTTGTCAGAAATTAATTTTTGCAAGTCCGCTGAAGCTTCAGTGGCCACTGTAAGAGAAGAATggttgaatttttgtgaagaTCATCACATACCAATCAATGACAGCAAGAAAGTGATGATACCTATATCTTCGGCTGTATATGAGCTTCTGTTGGAAAGGAGTGGTGATTTTCAGAATGACCTTAAGGGTAGCAGTTCTAGCAGGGAATTGATGCAACAGCCTGCCAATTCAGTTGATGGCGATGATGTCTACTTGCGTTTTGGAGGTACAGCACTCTGTGACATGCTGCATCAacattacaagcaaatcaatAGTTGTGCCGAAACACAGAGACATGTTCTGTCCCAAGATATAACCATACTCCAAGCTATAAATATGAAAGATAAATCTAAGTTACCTCAGTACCTTATGTACCGTGATAAAGGCTATATGTACTTCCCAGGTATGACTTTTATTCCATTTTTACAGAGCTTGGATGAAGTGGTTAAAAGTGTAATAAACAATGACACAGTACAAGATGACGACCAGatcataaaggtgattttgtaTCTCAATTTGCagttattgtgtattgtattgtcTCATTTCAGGTATATAGTACATGAAAAGGTAAAAGAAGAAGAATGCCTTAAAGAATCTTTTTTACAAACTTTAGCTGGGAGATTACCAATtgcaaattttcacacatttgatgAAGAAGCAATGAACACTGTATATAACGTCCTGGTGTGCAAACTCTGTAACACTCGGATTCAAGAGGTGGTGTcaacagtaaaacaacaaatgGCATCTAAGAAAGGCCTAGCCTCTACAACAGATGTTAATTTACGGCCACTTTTGTTTGTAAACCACACCAAACTTGAGACTAAGTTTACACTAAATAATAGACTTTCATTATCACATGTCATTACAATTATGAGACAATAAATCTTTTGTGTTGTGCTTATTGTAAGTTTTTATTTGCAGTGGGAGCTCAGTTATGTTGAGATTCTGATCTCGATACCCTTTCCCACTATGGTGTGTGGTGACAGTCTGCTTGACAAAATGAGCAGCTCTGGCTGTGCAATAATTGACCGAATCCAACTTTCCCCCAGTGTTATGCTTGTACTGGCTGAACAGGCTTTCCACAGCTGATCCAGATAGTCGCACAGGTGCAATGAAGTAAGTTGGATACGTCTCGAAAAACCACTTACTAAAAGCTCTAAAGCCGTAAACATCAACCCTTAAGAGATCCCATGCtgtagaaaaaaaaacaaatataCAGGATAGTTAGTACACACAAACAGAATAACCAGAATTGTTGAACGTTCACATTTTGCCTTGtatttcacagcttgactgacAAATTATTTAATGCCCTATATAAGATATGCCTACATCCTTGCCTACATGCATAAAATTGATTTCTAAAGTCTGTCTACGTTAccagggacggatccaggagttggcaaggggagaaGCACAAATATTTAATAGCTGGAATGGTTATTTTTTGAGGTACTTAGTATATAAAATTGGAGGAGGGTTGTATTTGTCAAATGTTTCATCCTGGGTCCGCCATTGATTTAAAAATGTATGCTTACTTTGCCAAGATAGAAACAACTTTTGTGTACTAGATGTGTGAAGAAACTTTGGATCTGTGTACATAAGAAAGGTTCTAAAAGATAATTTGATTACAAAAAAGGGCATACCTTTCTGGAGAATAGAATTGAGCCAGTTAGTAAAGTATAAAAATCTTCTATCTATGTTCTTGATTACATCAGAATCCATGTTTCTCATGCAATCATGGCTTAAGAATCAAATAGCCTATTGCAAGCCTCTAGATACTCGAGAGTCTCTGATGTTACTCcagcagagcttatgataacgttcggacaccggacaaaatccggtcaaattgcatagatgtctgaccataatgcaatttgtccagacactgtgtcccatcaaagcacaaggaaggagcctaaaggctgagctggcatgcatcaacaataacagtcacttggttgccaggagatagtatacattcttacaacccaaaagagtgaccacaaatgtaccaatgccaacccTTTAGTTTActgtaaccacataacagctgcagtaaggcatgtgacatcttaccacTTAATGTTCATTTGTTATGCTATAGTGGACATATTGGGCATtcatcttccacatgtccagtTAATTTTGGAAATTGTCCGGCAAATTCTGGTttgccaggacattgtggcaggacaacagagaagtcttatcataagctctgctcCAGCATCTACTGGTGTAGGTTCCTGGTTAGCATACCGGTGGAGCTCTCCTAAAACTTACTCTTGCTGTTGAAAAAAATGATGTGTTAAAATTAAACTTATGTATTTAATGCTAAACATACTTGCATGATTTTTGCAGGGTGAACATTCAACTTGGTCCAGGCATCACGCAGAATGTGAGTCTCCCTTAGCCTTGGAACCATTCTAGCTAAACCTTGCTTTGCCCACTCCAGCTCTCTTTGATATAAATCATCAATAGCCTTCCACCAAAATGCACATTTATCTACTCGTTGAAATTGTTTTGAACCATCTGTCTTCAACAAGAACAGTGCATTGATCATGTTCTTTAACTGCAATTTAATAAGCATGTAAGCACACTCAAATGTAAACAGTATACCTGATGTGACGGACAAATGAGCCAATAAATTCGGTGAGGAGGGTTGAATGGATTGGTCATCCATGGCTGTACGGCAAACTTGTCTTCACCATCAGTACCAGAATAAGCACCACGATGACTATGGCAGGCTTTGATGGTAGGAATGTTGGATGAGCCCCAGTCGCACACCAAAATGCTGGTTTTCAATCTGTGGCATTAAAACAGTTTTACTGTTTCCAGCGCACAAGCCAACACAAACTTGCTATCAACAGAAGATGCACATGTGAAATATGGCCCTCTGATATCAGAACTGCTCATCAAATCTTGCCATAAAAATTGCAACACATATGATGTTTGTTTGCTGCCCTCAGAATTTTGCAATAGCAAATAAATATCATTTAGTGATGCAAGATCTGTTGGTGTCATGGCCAATCCCATTAGCTGGTTATTCCAAGAGTTCCACATAAGCTGACAAGCAACTTTAACTTCATCGAATATCAGTGCTCCATCTCCTCTCGGTTCCTGTTTCCCTGACAATCTGCACTGTTCCTTCAATACCATGTAGCGAGACACCTGATCAGCTATACAAGCTGAACTGACCCCAGGTGAATGAAAGAAAGTGCCTGAGTAAGACTGTAGTGTTCACTTGGCTGGCAAACTCAACATATTGAAATCTTTCGGTGCCTTGTAGGCAGCAGGACTACGACAGTATATTGCCAAGGCTACAGAAATTGATATACTGTAACAACATACACTTGACAATCAATACATACACTTACCCATTCTGATTGTAATCATGCTCCATCGATTACCTCGTCCACCATTGCCTATAAAAAGAAGATGACACCATGTTATAACACTTTAAAGCTATCTTACAGTTGGTTGCCTGATCACAAGAAAACTCCTTCTGCTGCCAATTTAAATCTGTAGCCCCGATATCCTTCAGTATGCATCCAACGTTATGCTTATCTCCTTCTTCATATAGCTTTTGCAACTCCTCCTCTCCCATCTTCTTCACCAAAGCACACATCTCATAATTCTGCTCATCATCTAAAACAATCTCATGTTCTTCATATCGTGCCAGCTTTCTGATGTTATTAGTTCTCTCATACTGAGCTAACTTTCTTCACTTTACTTGGCTAGCTGGGCTCATGTATGACATCCTGGCTCGGGACGATGGACACTGTCTTTTTACGTTCCTTGTTGGCGTTTCTGCTTCTGTATTCCTCTTCTGATACTTCAAATCTGTCACAAACCACTTGCATGGGTAGCACTTCACTTCTTTTGACGATTTCTCTGCTGCTGTAGCATTGTGGGCAGGCTGAAATAGAAGCTTGAAATTCACCGAATCAATCCGTTTAAACAGAAATTCTGTAAGCCACACACTCTTAATATGGAAGTGGATCACATCAAAGAACTCTGTCATGTATTGCTCTTACTGAATTCCTGGGCAAAACTTGTACTGAGACTTTTCACTAATCACCTTGCACAAATTTGTGATATCCTTAGTAGACTCAAAATTTTCACGCTTCCATAGCCTCatcagtacatgtacagtgtagaACTTGTAATGTACTATGACTTGAATTCGTGGCGTGATTCCCAGAGGGGGGTGATCAAATACTTCATGTGGAGTAATCATCAAAACTGGCAGTTGCACACCATCAATCGAAACATGTGACATCACaaaagaaaattccactaaCAATGACTTGCGTTGTCCTGGATGACTTTCAGAAACTCTGCTTGGCACTCTGTCGATACAGTCGATAAGTCGTAGTTTCCAGAGCTGGTGTCGTTCGAATCTGAACCAGACATTTCCACGAAGTGGCTTACATCGCTAGTTTCATCAGTAAGTTTACATGCTGAAACTTCCTCCTGTTCTATACAACCGGCCATAGACCACACAGTTGAAGGATGACTGCTCACTCGTGTCGGCGTTTCCATCCATAGACTGCAGGTTCAGTTGTCTCTCAACATGCTAAATGTCTAAATTAACACAGTGGCTTTTTACATAAATATACTAGTAAAACCGGAAAGTCCTtacgtgctcatttttgatagcGCATAtggaagttagacactctcctctttattatatactcttgctattaGTAATTACCATTAGTTTTTACAATTGCCTTAGTAATTACAATAGTAATTATGATtgcttgtgttgtgttgtatgtttTGTTAATTGACTGCTACATGACAGCTGCAAAGTTACAAATTTCACTGCCCATGCTGTTATCAAGCTTGGTGCCAGCTGGTAGTTAcacatttaatttgttcttGCCCCTCTGTGTGTGGTTGTGCATGCAACTGGCAACTAGACTTGTTTTGTTTTAAACATGTAAACATATTGTAAACATAATAGTAATTACGATGTGTTTGGTTTTTACCATTAAAATGGTCGTAAAACTATTACATTACAATGGTCTTTACAAAaccaaatgtaaactttttaaagtcaCCTACTGTATGAAGAactgctggaacttgcttagctcggcttagctagtaattgcttgcctgctgcacaatgagcatgctGGTCTAtaatgtcacctagctactaaagtttagaaacattatgcaaacaaatattctggGGAAATAGAGAGTGACCTAtaattaatgcagtcagcttcagacactttttcagcggcacttataatttcaaaGTGGTGATAACATCATGTGAGACACCGTGACGgaagaaaaagtggattggccatgcaagactagttgcagaggtacctagtacaagtatagcgtgttgtgaagtgtataaaattccaaaaataGTTGGATTCCTGCGGGTCCCAGGTCCACCTATCCTTTCTAAACTACTcttgtagctaggtgacataatagactagtatgctcattgtgcagcaggcaagtggcctataaatgcagtcacttTTTCAGAGCAGCTTACAATTTCTAATTGGCGTGTAAACATTGTGCAAGATGCCATGacggggaaaaagtggattggtcacTTGCAGAGgtatctagtacaagtatagaatattgtgacgtgtataaaattccaagaagagttggatcccCAAGTCCCCTGgtcctgggtccactgtttttaccttcCCGTTTAGATGtattgtgcaaatgcaccatgATGTATGAAGTCTGATTATTGAGCTATTGGAACTTGCCTAGCTTggactgctcaaatgtaacgtcatACTCGCTCGCACTGCTCGaatgcaagtgattaaaaactcactaattaaa from Dysidea avara chromosome 2, odDysAvar1.4, whole genome shotgun sequence includes these protein-coding regions:
- the LOC136246314 gene encoding uncharacterized protein, whose amino-acid sequence is MVLKEQCRLSGKQEPRGDGALIFDEVKVACQLMWNSWNNQLMGLAMTPTDLASLNDIYLLLQNSEGSKQTSYVLQFLWQDLMSSSDIRGPYFTCASSVDSKLKTSILVCDWGSSNIPTIKACHSHRGAYSGTDGEDKFAVQPWMTNPFNPPHRIYWLICPSHQLKNMINALFLLKTDGSKQFQRVDKCAFWWKAIDDLYQRELEWAKQGLARMVPRLRETHILRDAWTKLNVHPAKIMQQE